One part of the Arthrobacter sp. EM1 genome encodes these proteins:
- a CDS encoding histidine kinase, with amino-acid sequence MPSSPATLREHSRHQRATATGSGPLGRIDVVVHIGFAVLVVASAVRYAMRHSPADNVEVLALATAVCSLYAVIAVLSQRRRPWAVWMFFLAGLWAVLVIAAPSFAWCSFALFFLCRTAFTGWVANLAGGATAAVTAVGLFRLGGGNDVAMLLGPLAVGFMLTLVYNRIEHDTAEQRRLNEALTRAQDQLAATERRAGSIEERARVSREIHDTVTQGLASSLLLLEAASRSWPSPAACEDVRSASGLLRQNLAETRSLVHELASPGLDTAPLTDAVSRAASQYLPGVRLLVTGVPRTVTAATRHALLRVVQSATANTALHAAAANATVTLGFLPGAVTLDVYDDGAGFDPSSLAPPSDAGGYGLRAMRQRVEQLGGVFSVESSPGGGTVVAAELPTGEKQ; translated from the coding sequence ATGCCTTCCTCACCAGCCACTTTGCGGGAACACTCCCGGCACCAACGGGCCACCGCCACGGGCAGCGGCCCGCTGGGCCGAATCGACGTCGTCGTCCATATCGGTTTTGCCGTGCTGGTGGTCGCGTCGGCGGTCCGGTATGCGATGCGGCACAGCCCCGCGGACAACGTGGAGGTCCTGGCACTCGCCACAGCGGTCTGTTCGCTGTACGCCGTGATCGCTGTGCTCTCGCAGCGGAGGCGGCCCTGGGCGGTGTGGATGTTTTTCCTGGCGGGGCTGTGGGCCGTGCTGGTGATCGCAGCGCCGAGCTTTGCCTGGTGCTCCTTCGCCCTGTTCTTCCTGTGCCGCACTGCCTTCACCGGCTGGGTCGCCAACCTCGCTGGCGGCGCGACGGCGGCAGTTACCGCCGTCGGGCTCTTCCGGCTGGGCGGCGGAAACGATGTCGCCATGCTCTTGGGCCCGCTGGCCGTCGGGTTCATGCTGACACTGGTCTATAACCGGATTGAACACGACACTGCGGAGCAACGCCGCCTGAATGAAGCGCTGACGCGGGCACAGGATCAGCTGGCGGCCACCGAGCGGAGGGCGGGCAGCATCGAAGAACGTGCGCGGGTTTCCCGGGAAATCCACGACACCGTGACGCAGGGCCTGGCGAGCAGTCTCCTTCTCCTGGAAGCCGCCAGCCGGTCCTGGCCCAGCCCGGCCGCGTGTGAGGACGTCCGTTCGGCCAGCGGTCTGCTGCGCCAAAACCTGGCCGAAACCCGCAGCCTGGTCCACGAATTAGCTTCCCCCGGGCTGGATACGGCGCCCCTGACGGATGCCGTGTCCAGGGCAGCGTCGCAGTACCTGCCGGGTGTTCGCCTCCTTGTCACCGGTGTGCCCCGTACCGTCACCGCCGCCACCCGGCACGCCCTGCTGCGGGTGGTCCAGAGCGCGACGGCCAACACGGCGCTGCATGCGGCTGCGGCCAACGCAACAGTAACGCTCGGCTTTCTACCGGGCGCTGTCACGCTGGATGTATACGACGACGGCGCGGGCTTCGATCCGTCGTCGCTGGCGCCGCCCTCGGACGCAGGAGGCTATGGCCTGCGCGCCATGCGGCAGCGGGTGGAACAACTCGGCGGCGTGTTCTCGGTGGAAAGCAGCCCCGGCGGCGGGACGGTTGTGGCCGCGGAACTGCCTACCGGGGAGAAACAGTGA
- a CDS encoding response regulator transcription factor: MNIISVLLVDDHLVVRSGLKALLGTQPGIEVVAEAASGEEALVLVERHGPAVVMMDLAMGAGMDGIEAIKALRRRNSRQAILVFTTYDSDADIVRAVDAGAMGYLLKDASPEEIFAAVRGAVQGKSVMSAPVASRLFQQLRNPDAILTPREAELLSLLTEGLSNRELGQRLFISEATVKTHLAHIYAKLGVETRAAAIATAIRREGMR; this comes from the coding sequence GTGAACATCATTTCCGTGCTGCTGGTAGATGACCATCTGGTGGTCCGCAGCGGGCTCAAGGCGCTGTTGGGGACGCAGCCCGGCATTGAGGTGGTGGCCGAGGCAGCCTCCGGCGAGGAGGCACTGGTGCTGGTGGAGCGGCACGGTCCGGCCGTGGTGATGATGGATCTCGCCATGGGTGCCGGCATGGACGGCATCGAGGCCATCAAGGCATTGCGGCGCCGCAACAGTCGGCAGGCGATCCTCGTGTTCACCACCTACGACTCTGATGCCGACATCGTCCGCGCCGTGGATGCCGGGGCGATGGGCTACCTGCTTAAGGACGCTTCACCCGAGGAGATATTTGCAGCTGTCCGCGGCGCAGTCCAGGGCAAGAGCGTGATGAGCGCGCCGGTGGCTTCGCGGCTCTTCCAGCAGCTGCGCAACCCGGACGCAATCCTGACCCCGCGCGAGGCCGAACTGCTGAGCCTCCTGACCGAAGGACTCAGCAACCGGGAACTCGGCCAGCGGCTGTTCATCTCCGAGGCCACAGTCAAAACGCATTTGGCACATATCTACGCCAAACTCGGCGTCGAAACCCGGGCAGCGGCTATCGCCACCGCCATCCGCCGGGAGGGCATGCGCTAG
- a CDS encoding chlorohydrolase family protein: MRTKFSAAFVLGHKDGHHVLIRDGDVVYEDTRIVYVGHGYEGPADEHYDLGRSLITPGLIDLDALTDIDHLLIDSWASPDRATGLQWSEDYFRSRRADVFTAEERQTIRKYALVQLALHGITTYMPIASEIHSAWAESFAELAGMAETSRELGLRGYLGPAFRSGVNIVRADGQRDVAFDESQGRAGLADAVRFLDYAEDLADPLITGVLLPCRIETLTAELLRATAEIARERHALVRLHCLQGALERELLQRWHGLTPLQLLQKTGLLDVRLLIPHGIFVDRNPALGGMDAGDLQTLADANISIVHCPLTSFRYGMALDSFAAFRAAGINLCLGTDSFPPDLIRGMDTGVHLAKLLERRPDAAPAEHYFEAATLGGARALDRPDLGRLEEGAQADLVAFALDDFRDGVLDDPIRTLLLNGTARQATHSVVAGRIVMRDGDIPGIDIPGLKAEAQRLFAKMREAYSERDSERRSPDQLFPPTFPYASAPTPSASKP; this comes from the coding sequence TTGCGCACCAAGTTCAGCGCAGCATTTGTGCTCGGGCATAAGGACGGTCACCACGTGCTTATCCGCGACGGTGACGTTGTCTACGAGGACACGCGCATTGTGTATGTCGGGCACGGCTACGAGGGTCCCGCGGACGAGCACTATGATCTTGGCCGTTCCCTCATCACGCCGGGTCTCATCGATCTGGACGCCCTGACAGACATCGATCACCTGCTCATCGACTCGTGGGCATCGCCGGACCGGGCCACCGGTCTGCAATGGTCCGAAGACTACTTCCGAAGCCGCCGCGCGGACGTTTTCACCGCAGAGGAGCGCCAGACCATCCGAAAATACGCCCTGGTGCAGTTGGCACTGCACGGCATCACTACCTACATGCCCATCGCATCGGAGATCCATTCCGCCTGGGCGGAAAGCTTTGCAGAGCTTGCCGGCATGGCCGAGACCTCCCGCGAGCTCGGCCTCCGGGGATATTTGGGCCCGGCGTTCCGCTCCGGGGTAAATATTGTCAGGGCCGATGGACAGCGCGACGTCGCATTCGACGAGAGCCAGGGGCGGGCCGGGCTCGCCGATGCCGTTCGCTTCCTGGACTACGCAGAGGATCTGGCCGATCCGCTGATTACCGGGGTTCTCCTACCGTGCAGAATTGAAACGCTGACCGCTGAACTCCTGCGCGCAACGGCCGAAATCGCCCGAGAAAGGCATGCCCTCGTTCGGTTGCACTGCCTTCAAGGGGCTCTGGAACGGGAACTGCTGCAGCGTTGGCACGGACTTACTCCCCTCCAGCTCTTGCAGAAAACAGGGCTGCTGGATGTGCGCCTACTCATCCCGCACGGAATCTTCGTGGACCGGAATCCGGCCCTGGGTGGTATGGATGCCGGTGATCTTCAAACTCTTGCGGATGCAAATATCTCCATCGTCCACTGTCCACTCACATCCTTCAGATACGGCATGGCACTCGACTCGTTCGCTGCCTTCCGGGCAGCAGGCATCAACCTGTGTCTTGGAACGGACTCCTTCCCGCCGGATCTCATCCGCGGCATGGACACCGGTGTACACCTGGCCAAACTCCTAGAGCGAAGGCCGGACGCAGCACCCGCGGAACACTACTTTGAAGCAGCAACCCTCGGCGGAGCCCGCGCCCTGGACCGCCCTGACCTGGGGAGGCTGGAAGAAGGAGCGCAAGCGGACCTCGTTGCGTTCGCTCTTGACGACTTCCGGGACGGAGTCCTGGACGACCCGATTCGAACCCTGTTGCTGAACGGAACAGCACGGCAGGCCACTCATTCCGTCGTCGCAGGGCGCATCGTAATGCGGGACGGCGACATCCCGGGCATTGATATTCCGGGCCTGAAAGCGGAGGCCCAACGGCTGTTCGCAAAGATGCGCGAAGCATACTCAGAGCGTGACAGCGAACGCCGGTCTCCGGACCAACTGTTCCCTCCGACTTTTCCCTATGCCAGTGCACCGACTCCAAGCGCATCAAAACCATAA
- a CDS encoding DUF3100 domain-containing protein produces MASEAQQISQTSASVADQQITRRHWWTVVTVSMLVSTAAVLIGTYKFQLGPAPVVLFPIIWAVVIGGIIGTQRIRRVSGASRAVATLLLEIGIILFLARLGTQIGPSLAKVTEIGPAILLQEVGHIFGTVILALPIAVAMGLGRVAIGATWSIDRESFLAFAIQRFGVRSGEYRGVFSVWLLGSLFGAVFISLLAGFLGGLNIFDPRALALGLGLGSASMMLGGVGALSLLYPEQAGEIMALAALSNLVTNIVGFYAGVFLSLPLCRRLYAFWSRLFGKDDEGRSTRGTRGKPAQSAAAQLAPPVAVEVDPALKLTPRITILAFAIAGASALAMNVIGTKSFAWNDLAGVVVLLLLTGLSFRLARLMPSVPSSVWVLTLTTVLSAPFLPTAGLLAALTGHLDVILIGLPALTLIGLTVGRDIKALKSLSWKIIVVALVTYSASFIAAAALGQIALGR; encoded by the coding sequence ATGGCCTCAGAAGCCCAACAAATCAGTCAGACCTCCGCGTCCGTCGCGGACCAGCAGATCACGCGCCGGCACTGGTGGACGGTGGTGACCGTGTCCATGCTCGTCTCGACGGCGGCCGTCCTGATTGGCACGTACAAGTTTCAGCTGGGCCCGGCGCCGGTGGTGCTCTTCCCCATCATTTGGGCCGTTGTCATCGGCGGCATCATCGGAACCCAGCGAATCCGGCGCGTCTCGGGGGCCAGCCGCGCCGTTGCGACGCTTCTGTTGGAGATCGGAATCATCCTTTTCCTCGCCCGGCTGGGCACGCAGATCGGGCCGTCGCTGGCGAAGGTCACTGAGATCGGTCCGGCCATCCTTCTTCAGGAGGTCGGGCACATCTTCGGCACGGTCATCCTCGCCTTGCCGATAGCTGTTGCCATGGGGCTGGGTCGGGTAGCGATCGGGGCTACCTGGTCAATTGACCGCGAGTCGTTTCTTGCCTTCGCCATCCAGCGTTTCGGGGTTCGCTCCGGGGAGTACCGGGGCGTTTTCTCCGTGTGGTTGCTCGGCAGCCTGTTTGGTGCTGTCTTTATCTCCCTGCTCGCAGGTTTCCTGGGCGGGCTGAATATCTTCGATCCGCGTGCGCTGGCCCTCGGGCTGGGGCTCGGCTCGGCGTCGATGATGCTCGGGGGAGTGGGGGCGCTTTCGCTGCTCTACCCGGAACAGGCCGGTGAAATCATGGCGCTGGCCGCATTGTCCAACCTCGTTACGAACATCGTCGGCTTCTATGCGGGGGTCTTCCTGTCCCTGCCGCTGTGCCGGAGGCTGTATGCGTTCTGGAGCCGCCTTTTTGGAAAGGACGACGAAGGCAGGTCCACGCGGGGGACCCGAGGCAAGCCGGCACAGAGCGCAGCGGCGCAGCTTGCCCCTCCAGTGGCAGTGGAGGTGGATCCGGCACTGAAGCTGACTCCGCGGATTACGATTCTCGCCTTCGCCATCGCCGGGGCCTCCGCCCTCGCTATGAACGTCATCGGAACGAAGAGCTTCGCCTGGAACGATCTGGCGGGTGTGGTCGTCCTGTTGCTGCTGACGGGGCTGTCCTTCCGTCTGGCCCGTCTGATGCCCTCGGTGCCGTCCAGTGTGTGGGTGCTGACTCTCACAACGGTACTGTCGGCGCCGTTCCTGCCCACTGCCGGTCTGCTTGCGGCGCTGACCGGACATCTGGACGTCATTCTCATCGGGCTACCTGCGCTGACTTTGATCGGGCTTACGGTCGGGCGGGACATCAAGGCGCTGAAGTCCTTGAGCTGGAAGATCATCGTTGTCGCGCTGGTGACCTACAGTGCATCCTTCATTGCGGCGGCCGCCCTGGGGCAGATTGCCCTCGGCCGGTAA
- a CDS encoding MFS transporter produces the protein MKKIPRAPWERPRTPAASKIALTLVALSLVSINLRPAITTIAGSMGQLEQGLGIAAPALPLLAALPVLAFGMSAPCGPWLARRLGAGTAIALAMLLLALALVARVLVPALLLPGTFVAGMAIMAASVLLPQVVKANQGNGWWTGLCSMGFGLGAALGAGLIQPLQHALDGSLNGALAIWAVPAVLAAILMLQHGGVATGPAGTLAAIPPSNAFSSGSSRAGAERLLPAARALRSQGTAWAVTAFFGLQAMLYFAVTSWLTVFLVSKGLTAGDAAAHLAWFSVAGLPASLLAPVLASRPAVLKIMAPGLGMFVAAALLGVLAGPAEFQFLLIGVLGVVQSAGLGLGLALVVLRSTGPQTAGSLSAMSQGLGFALASLGPVLAALIHDVTGGWEAAFWALAGVAMLLSLAGYFSVSGRIVSADESTVFTGETRPAGVGS, from the coding sequence GTGAAAAAGATCCCCCGGGCGCCCTGGGAGCGGCCCCGGACACCTGCAGCTTCGAAGATCGCATTGACACTCGTCGCTTTGAGCCTCGTTTCCATTAACCTACGGCCGGCGATTACGACCATCGCCGGATCCATGGGCCAACTGGAACAGGGGCTGGGGATAGCTGCCCCGGCGCTGCCGCTCCTTGCGGCGCTGCCGGTCCTCGCCTTCGGAATGTCCGCCCCGTGCGGACCGTGGCTCGCCCGCCGCCTGGGTGCAGGGACAGCCATCGCTCTTGCGATGCTGTTGCTGGCCTTGGCCCTGGTCGCCCGGGTGCTGGTGCCTGCCCTACTGCTCCCCGGCACCTTTGTGGCCGGCATGGCCATCATGGCAGCCAGCGTGTTGCTGCCCCAGGTCGTCAAGGCCAACCAGGGCAACGGCTGGTGGACGGGGCTGTGCAGCATGGGCTTCGGACTCGGCGCGGCACTGGGGGCAGGGTTGATCCAACCGCTGCAGCACGCTCTGGACGGAAGCCTGAACGGGGCTCTGGCCATCTGGGCTGTACCAGCTGTGCTGGCGGCAATACTGATGCTCCAACACGGTGGGGTGGCCACCGGACCTGCCGGTACGCTGGCCGCCATTCCACCTTCAAATGCTTTCAGCTCCGGCAGCTCAAGGGCCGGTGCGGAGCGGCTACTCCCTGCCGCCCGCGCACTGCGGAGCCAGGGAACTGCCTGGGCGGTGACAGCATTCTTTGGTCTCCAGGCGATGCTCTACTTCGCGGTCACTTCATGGCTGACAGTCTTCCTGGTGTCGAAGGGCCTCACCGCCGGCGACGCTGCGGCGCATCTTGCGTGGTTCAGCGTGGCCGGCCTTCCCGCCAGCCTGCTGGCACCCGTGCTGGCCAGCCGGCCGGCTGTTCTCAAGATCATGGCGCCCGGTTTGGGGATGTTTGTGGCCGCCGCGCTGCTCGGGGTGCTGGCCGGCCCGGCTGAGTTTCAGTTCCTCTTGATAGGTGTCCTGGGAGTTGTCCAGAGCGCCGGACTCGGGCTTGGACTTGCGCTCGTGGTGCTCCGCTCCACGGGGCCCCAAACCGCGGGGAGTCTTTCGGCGATGAGCCAGGGGCTCGGGTTCGCCCTGGCCTCCCTTGGACCTGTGCTGGCCGCCCTGATTCATGATGTGACCGGCGGCTGGGAAGCTGCGTTCTGGGCCTTGGCGGGAGTGGCCATGCTGCTGTCCCTGGCGGGATACTTCTCGGTGAGCGGGCGAATCGTGTCTGCGGACGAAAGCACGGTGTTCACCGGCGAGACCCGGCCGGCCGGCGTCGGAAGCTGA
- a CDS encoding amidohydrolase family protein has translation MTTLIRAARPWGQALSDILLKDGKIAGIEPHNPAHTPTDPPGALQEAATVVEGRGRLLLPSFSDVHVHLDSTRIGLPFREHTGGPGVWTMMMNDRKNWRDAEVPLQERVNNTLGRMIARGTTRVRSYAQVDVDCRLERFEAVLAAKEHFEDQADVDIIAFPQAGLLLEDGTVPLMEQALRAGANVMGGIDPCSLDRDPVRHLDIVFGLAEKYQVPIDIHLHEPGELGVFSTDLVMERTRALGMQGKVTMSHAYQLGSVSEATTHRLVEEFAELDISMASVAPAASGQLPLPLLAEAGVRVGLGEDGQRDYWSPYGNTDMLDRTWQLAFTHGFRRDELIEHCLAIATVGGASVLDPAAIRLNGTAHRPCLDVGDPAELLLVDGETVASAVMDRGTDRTVIHRGRVVADQLQLLP, from the coding sequence TTGACTACCCTGATCCGCGCCGCCCGTCCCTGGGGGCAAGCGCTGAGCGACATCCTGCTCAAAGATGGGAAAATCGCCGGCATCGAGCCGCATAACCCCGCGCACACCCCGACGGACCCGCCAGGGGCCCTCCAAGAGGCGGCCACCGTCGTCGAAGGCCGCGGCCGGCTGCTGCTCCCGTCCTTCTCCGACGTCCATGTCCACCTGGACTCGACCCGCATCGGCCTGCCGTTCCGCGAGCACACCGGAGGCCCCGGCGTTTGGACCATGATGATGAACGACCGGAAAAACTGGCGCGACGCCGAGGTCCCCCTCCAGGAACGCGTCAACAACACGCTGGGCCGGATGATCGCGCGCGGCACAACCAGGGTCCGCTCCTACGCCCAGGTCGATGTGGACTGCCGGCTGGAACGCTTCGAAGCGGTCCTGGCGGCTAAGGAACACTTCGAGGACCAGGCCGACGTCGACATCATCGCCTTCCCGCAGGCCGGTCTCCTTCTCGAGGACGGCACCGTGCCGCTGATGGAGCAGGCCCTCCGGGCCGGGGCCAACGTGATGGGTGGCATTGATCCATGCAGCCTGGACCGGGATCCCGTCCGGCACCTGGACATCGTCTTTGGCCTGGCCGAGAAGTACCAGGTTCCCATCGACATCCACCTCCACGAACCGGGCGAGCTGGGCGTCTTCAGCACGGACCTGGTGATGGAGCGAACCCGGGCCCTCGGGATGCAGGGCAAGGTCACCATGTCCCACGCCTACCAGCTGGGCAGCGTCTCCGAGGCCACCACACACCGGCTCGTCGAGGAGTTCGCGGAGCTTGACATCTCCATGGCATCCGTGGCCCCGGCGGCATCCGGGCAGCTCCCGCTCCCGCTGCTGGCGGAGGCCGGTGTCCGCGTGGGCCTGGGCGAGGACGGGCAGCGCGATTACTGGTCCCCCTACGGCAATACAGACATGCTGGACCGCACCTGGCAGCTCGCGTTCACCCATGGTTTCCGCAGGGACGAGTTGATCGAACACTGCCTGGCCATCGCTACGGTGGGCGGCGCCAGCGTGCTGGACCCGGCCGCCATCCGGCTCAACGGCACCGCGCACCGGCCCTGCCTTGACGTCGGCGATCCGGCCGAGCTGCTGCTGGTCGACGGCGAGACGGTCGCCTCCGCGGTCATGGACCGGGGCACCGACCGAACCGTGATCCACCGCGGCCGCGTTGTGGCAGACCAACTGCAACTACTTCCCTAG
- a CDS encoding GntR family transcriptional regulator → MVEPKGDALNGRDDEVRAEHVYQLVLEGIVTGKYEQGTRLRERELSELHSVSRIPVREAIQRLEQDGFVETSPRRGAAVRRLTLTDVNELFDVRLCLETFAARAAAVRVADGQDGARLQELVDETRRAIDDGPEANVAGLSAEFHAEIVRLSGNRLLVDSVKPLFGRMRWIFGLAHNRSNELQRDEHVELCNAILQGRPDLAYSLAYSHIELGREPVLAGLAHTLAP, encoded by the coding sequence GTGGTTGAACCGAAAGGGGATGCGCTGAACGGGCGGGACGACGAGGTCCGGGCCGAACACGTGTATCAGCTTGTCCTTGAGGGGATTGTGACAGGCAAATACGAGCAGGGTACGCGGCTGCGCGAACGTGAACTCTCAGAACTTCACAGCGTGTCAAGGATCCCCGTCCGGGAGGCCATCCAGCGCCTGGAACAGGACGGCTTCGTCGAAACATCACCTCGCAGGGGTGCGGCGGTGCGGCGGCTGACGCTCACCGACGTCAACGAACTCTTCGACGTCCGCCTCTGCCTCGAAACTTTTGCCGCGCGTGCTGCAGCGGTCCGGGTTGCCGACGGTCAAGACGGTGCAAGATTGCAGGAACTCGTGGACGAAACACGACGCGCTATCGACGACGGTCCTGAGGCGAATGTTGCAGGTCTCAGCGCGGAATTCCATGCCGAAATTGTGCGGCTCTCCGGCAACCGACTACTTGTCGATTCTGTGAAGCCCCTTTTTGGCCGGATGCGCTGGATCTTTGGCCTCGCCCACAACCGCAGCAATGAGCTTCAGCGTGACGAGCACGTGGAGCTCTGCAATGCCATCCTGCAGGGCCGCCCGGACTTGGCTTATTCCCTTGCGTACTCCCATATCGAGTTAGGCCGCGAACCAGTACTTGCCGGGCTCGCCCATACGCTCGCGCCGTAG
- a CDS encoding DUF6221 family protein yields the protein MDIVQFLEDRTSEQEAALRAGAFTLGSSTNPADGSEDSATVQERMLEECAQQRALIASWKESAAAEGITDPDEATDTIAIARRTMLVLLAGAHRDHPDYNPDWDPEPPTIGPGDPSRG from the coding sequence ATGGATATTGTCCAGTTCCTGGAAGACCGGACCTCGGAGCAGGAGGCGGCGCTCCGAGCCGGGGCCTTCACACTCGGCTCATCCACGAACCCCGCTGATGGCAGCGAAGACAGCGCCACCGTGCAGGAACGCATGCTGGAAGAATGCGCCCAGCAGCGAGCCCTCATTGCGAGCTGGAAGGAATCAGCCGCGGCGGAAGGGATCACCGACCCGGATGAAGCAACCGACACCATCGCCATCGCCAGGCGAACCATGCTCGTTCTGCTCGCAGGTGCCCACCGGGACCACCCGGACTACAATCCGGATTGGGACCCGGAACCGCCCACCATTGGACCCGGCGACCCGTCCCGGGGATAG